The following proteins are encoded in a genomic region of Rubrobacter xylanophilus DSM 9941:
- a CDS encoding PLP-dependent cysteine synthase family protein, which produces MQGQSLLHRGLSESVLEAIGDTPLIEVEEGIYAKLEYLNPSGSIKARIAKYIVEKAEREGLLLPGHTIVEATSGNTGNAFSMVAAIKGYRMVVLMPEGLSTERVAISRAFGAHIEHVGEFYVTEALKRARELGKKEGYFCPAQFDSEWNVEENREWLGKEILGQLEEGGVGAPDALVMGVGTGGTLIGVGQAFREKNAEAKLIAVEPEESCTLLCGESGVHKIEGISDGFVPGIYERHAERLGVDEVYAVGSEEALGAMRWLARRRGLFVGPSSGANLVAARRLKEAHPELKSIVTLFCDEGEKYISEHFAGEGRTLETGERA; this is translated from the coding sequence ATGCAGGGACAGAGCCTGCTCCACCGGGGGCTCTCGGAGAGCGTGCTGGAGGCCATAGGGGACACACCGCTCATAGAGGTAGAGGAGGGCATCTACGCAAAGCTGGAGTACCTCAACCCCTCAGGCTCCATAAAGGCGCGCATCGCCAAGTACATCGTGGAGAAGGCCGAAAGAGAAGGGCTGCTTTTGCCCGGCCACACCATCGTAGAGGCCACAAGCGGCAACACCGGCAACGCCTTCTCGATGGTTGCGGCCATAAAGGGCTACAGGATGGTTGTGCTCATGCCCGAAGGCCTGAGCACCGAGCGGGTTGCCATAAGCCGCGCCTTTGGCGCCCACATAGAGCACGTTGGAGAGTTCTACGTAACGGAGGCGCTAAAGCGGGCGAGGGAGCTTGGCAAGAAAGAGGGCTACTTCTGTCCTGCGCAGTTTGACTCGGAGTGGAACGTGGAGGAGAACAGGGAGTGGCTGGGGAAGGAGATCCTTGGGCAGCTGGAGGAGGGAGGGGTTGGGGCACCCGACGCGCTGGTGATGGGGGTAGGCACGGGAGGGACGCTCATAGGGGTGGGGCAGGCCTTCAGGGAGAAGAACGCAGAGGCGAAGCTCATTGCGGTGGAGCCTGAGGAGTCGTGCACGCTTCTGTGCGGGGAGAGTGGCGTCCACAAGATAGAGGGCATCTCCGATGGGTTTGTGCCGGGCATCTACGAGCGGCACGCAGAGCGGCTGGGTGTAGATGAGGTGTATGCGGTTGGCTCTGAGGAGGCGCTTGGAGCGATGAGGTGGCTGGCGAGGCGGAGGGGGCTCTTTGTCGGTCCCTCGAGCGGTGCGAACCTAGTTGCGGCGAGGAGGCTCAAGGAGGCGCATCCTGAGCTAAAGAGCATTGTGACCCTCTTCTGTGACGAGGGGGAGAAGTACATCTCAGAGCACTTCGCCGGTGAGGGCCGGACCCTGGAGACAGGGGAGAGGGCGTAG
- a CDS encoding cupin domain-containing protein, producing the protein MQARQERVTHSPEGSGKTVWVAGTDLVTFKAAGEDTDGEYALFDSLVLPGGGPPPHVHTREAESFYVLEGRFEFLAEDRWIEAAPGSFVHVPRGCLHTFRNAGQEVGRLLTLVVPAGLDRFFEEVGVPGTDVSDPPPFGPAEIERLLATAPRYGIEIPPPPGE; encoded by the coding sequence ATGCAGGCCAGGCAGGAGCGCGTTACGCACTCGCCGGAGGGTTCCGGCAAGACGGTGTGGGTGGCGGGGACCGACCTGGTCACCTTCAAGGCCGCCGGGGAGGACACGGACGGAGAGTACGCCCTCTTCGACTCGCTGGTGCTGCCCGGAGGCGGCCCGCCGCCGCACGTCCACACCCGGGAGGCCGAGAGCTTCTACGTGCTGGAGGGCCGCTTCGAGTTCCTGGCGGAGGACCGCTGGATAGAGGCCGCCCCCGGCTCCTTCGTCCACGTGCCCAGGGGCTGCCTGCACACGTTCAGGAACGCGGGCCAGGAGGTCGGGCGGCTCCTGACGCTCGTCGTCCCGGCGGGGCTCGACAGGTTCTTCGAGGAGGTCGGCGTGCCCGGCACGGACGTCTCCGACCCGCCCCCCTTCGGCCCGGCGGAGATAGAGAGGCTCCTGGCGACCGCCCCGAGGTACGGCATCGAGATACCGCCGCCCCCCGGAGAGTAG
- a CDS encoding TetR/AcrR family transcriptional regulator, producing the protein MKKRAERRRETRCRIVEAAVELHRARGPARTTVKEIAERAGVNRLTVYNHFPDMADLLGACSRRWTERHPPPDPARWREIQDPRERLRAALADLYAYYERTEPMTANVLRDAEAMPELAAVLDGTLVPYLGRVRELLAEGWGGRRRRLLAALALALDFHTWRSLERGSGLSREEAVEVMLEAVQAASRDPESHSRDADKPLL; encoded by the coding sequence ATGAAGAAGCGGGCGGAGCGCCGGCGCGAGACGCGGTGCCGGATCGTGGAGGCCGCGGTGGAGCTGCACCGCGCGCGGGGGCCGGCGCGGACGACGGTGAAGGAGATCGCCGAGCGGGCGGGGGTGAACAGGCTTACGGTCTACAACCACTTTCCGGACATGGCAGACCTCCTTGGGGCGTGCTCGCGGCGCTGGACGGAGCGGCACCCGCCGCCGGACCCTGCGCGGTGGAGGGAGATCCAAGACCCGCGGGAGCGGCTGCGGGCGGCCTTGGCTGATCTCTACGCCTACTACGAGCGCACCGAGCCGATGACGGCCAACGTCCTGCGCGACGCGGAGGCGATGCCCGAGCTCGCCGCCGTGCTCGACGGCACGCTGGTGCCCTACCTCGGGAGGGTCCGCGAGCTGCTCGCCGAGGGCTGGGGCGGGCGGAGAAGGCGTCTGCTCGCGGCGCTCGCCCTGGCGCTCGACTTCCACACCTGGCGCTCGCTCGAGCGGGGGAGCGGCCTGAGCAGGGAAGAGGCGGTGGAGGTCATGCTCGAGGCGGTGCAGGCGGCTTCCCGGGACCCGGAGTCCCATAGCCGGGATGCGGACAAACCCTTGCTCTGA
- a CDS encoding cupin domain-containing protein, translated as MGEARNLRARIVLSGDEGERVTVGGLGVRFMIGAKESGGNFALVEHPLGPRALGAPVHTHRYEDEYTYVLEGEIGVQVGEEVRVARPGDLVFKPRGVPHAFWNARDGPARALEIISPAGFERYFAEVAPLLPPAHAGPPDERALGETMARYGLEMDLGSIPVLAERHGLVVEGPPPPGR; from the coding sequence ATGGGGGAAGCGAGGAACCTGCGGGCGCGCATCGTGCTGTCGGGGGACGAGGGCGAGAGGGTAACCGTCGGCGGGCTTGGCGTACGGTTCATGATCGGGGCGAAGGAGAGCGGCGGCAACTTCGCGCTGGTCGAGCATCCGCTCGGGCCGCGGGCGCTCGGCGCTCCGGTGCACACCCACCGGTACGAGGACGAGTACACCTACGTGCTGGAGGGGGAGATCGGGGTGCAGGTCGGAGAGGAGGTGCGTGTTGCGCGGCCCGGGGATCTCGTCTTCAAGCCCAGGGGCGTGCCGCACGCCTTCTGGAACGCCAGGGACGGGCCTGCGCGGGCGCTGGAGATCATCTCCCCCGCCGGGTTCGAGCGCTACTTCGCGGAGGTGGCGCCGCTGCTCCCTCCCGCCCACGCCGGTCCTCCCGACGAGCGGGCGCTGGGCGAAACAATGGCCAGGTACGGGCTGGAGATGGATCTGGGTTCCATCCCCGTGCTAGCCGAGCGCCACGGCCTCGTGGTCGAAGGACCGCCGCCTCCCGGGCGTTAG
- a CDS encoding 3-oxoacyl-ACP reductase, whose product MPGRLEGKVAVITGAASGIGRESARRFAEEGAGVCVVDLDPSGGKEVAASVDGLYVRADVTDPKDVQRMYREAADYFGRLDVLFNNAGISPPEDGSILETSIDAWQRVQDANLKSVYLCCKYGIPYLLENGGGSVINTASFVAVMGAATSQISYTASKGGVLAMSRELGVQFARQGVRVNALCPGPVDTPLLQELFAKDPEKAKRRLVHLPMGRFAKAAEIANAALFLASDESSYVTASTFLVDGGLSGAYVTPE is encoded by the coding sequence GGAGAGCGCCCGGAGGTTCGCCGAGGAGGGCGCCGGGGTGTGCGTGGTGGATCTCGATCCGAGCGGCGGAAAGGAGGTGGCCGCATCCGTCGACGGCCTGTACGTGCGGGCGGACGTTACGGACCCCAAAGACGTGCAGCGGATGTACCGCGAGGCCGCAGATTACTTCGGTCGTCTGGACGTGCTCTTCAACAACGCGGGCATCTCTCCTCCCGAGGACGGGTCCATACTGGAGACCAGCATCGACGCCTGGCAGCGGGTGCAGGACGCCAACCTCAAGTCCGTCTACCTCTGCTGCAAGTACGGTATCCCGTACCTCCTCGAGAACGGGGGCGGCTCGGTGATAAACACCGCCTCGTTCGTGGCGGTGATGGGCGCAGCGACCTCTCAGATCTCCTACACCGCCTCGAAGGGCGGCGTGCTCGCGATGAGCCGCGAGCTCGGGGTGCAGTTCGCCCGCCAGGGGGTGCGCGTGAACGCCCTCTGTCCGGGGCCCGTGGACACCCCCCTCTTGCAGGAACTCTTCGCCAAGGATCCGGAGAAGGCCAAGCGGCGGCTCGTGCACCTTCCGATGGGCCGCTTCGCGAAGGCGGCCGAGATCGCCAACGCTGCTCTCTTTCTGGCCTCCGACGAGTCCTCTTACGTGACGGCCTCCACCTTCCTGGTTGACGGCGGCCTCTCCGGGGCATACGTTACCCCAGAATAG